The Micropterus dolomieu isolate WLL.071019.BEF.003 ecotype Adirondacks linkage group LG22, ASM2129224v1, whole genome shotgun sequence genome contains a region encoding:
- the samm50 gene encoding sorting and assembly machinery component 50 homolog A isoform X4 has translation MGTVHARSLDPLPMRGPELGVQADDIEAPETELEPKHEVLENKDVVVQRVHIDGLGRTKEDLLTYEIAGVFQAKNLIDVMRKSHEARQKLLRLGIFRKVEVVIDTSRGENALPNGLDVTFEVTELRRMTGSYNTMVGNNEGSMVLGLKLPNVLGRAEKLTFQFSYGTKETSYGLSFFKPQPGHFERNISLNIYKVTGQFPWSSLRETDRGISAELSFPVWKTSQTLKWEGVWRELGCLARTASFAVREESGHSLKSSLSHAMVIDTRNSSILPRKGGLLKIHQELAGYTGGDASFLKEDFEIQLNKTLFWDSVLSASLWGGLLLPIGDRPTSIADRFYLGGPTSIRGFSMYSMGPQSEGMAGDYLGGEGYWAGGLHLYTPLPFRPGKGGFGDLFRTHFFLNAGNLCNLNYGEGPQAHLRKLAECIRWSYGLGIVLRLGNIARLELNYCIPMGVQSGDRICDGVQFGAGIRFL, from the exons ATGGGCACCGTCCATGCCAGG AGCCTGGATCCTCTGCCCATGCGAGGGCCAGAGCTAGGAGTTCAAGCTGACGACATCGAGGCTCCAGAGACTGAGCTGGAGCCAAAGCATGAAGTTCTTGAAAACAAGGAT GTTGTGGTTCAACGAGTGCACATAGATGGGCTTGGAAGAACCAAGGAGGACCTGTTGACTTATGAAATCGCAGGAGTTTTCCAGGCAAAGAACTTGATTGAT GTGATGCGAAAATCCCATGAAGCCCGACAGAAGCTGCTGCGTCTCGGTATCTTCAGAAAAGTTGAAGTTGTTATTGACACCTCACGAG gtGAAAATGCTCTTCCCAACGGCCTCGACGTGACGTTTGAAGTCACTGAGCTGAGACGTATGACAGGCAGCTACAACACCATGGTCGGAAACAATGAGGGAAGCATG GTACTGGGCCTGAAGTTACCCAATGTATTGGGTCGGGCAGAGAAACTGACCTTCCAGTTCTCCTACGGGACCAAAGAGACATCCTACGGCCTGTCCTTCTTCAAACCCCAACCAGGACACTTTGAACGCAA CATCTCACTGAACATCTACAAAGTAACAGGTCAGTTTCCATGGAGTTCCCTGAGGGAGACGGATCGAGGCATCTCTGCAGAACTGAGC TTCCCTGTCTGGAAGACCAGCCAAACACTGAAGTGGGAGGGAGTGTGGAGAGAGCTGGGATGTCTGGCTCGCACTGCCTCATTTGCCGTCCGGGAGGAGAGTGGCCATTCCCTCAAGTCCTCACTTTCA catgCTATGGTCATCGACACCAGAAACTCGTCCATCCTTCCCAGGAAAGGTGGCCTTCTGAAGATCCATCAG GAACTTGCTGGTTACACTGGGGGCGATGCCAGTTTCCTGAAAGAGGACTTTGAGATTCAGCTCAACAAAACACTCTTCTGGGACTCA GTCCTTTCTGCCTCATTGTGGGGTGGTTTGCTCCTACCCATCGGTGACAGGCCAACAAGCATAGCAGACAG GTTCTATCTAGGCGGCCCCACCAGTATCAGGGGAttcagtatgtacagtatgggCCCACAGAGTGAAG GTATGGCAGGTGACTACCTGGGAGGAGAGGGCTACTGGGCTGGAGGCCTCCACCTCTACACCCCTCTACCCTTCAGACCAGGCAAGGGGGGCTTTGGTGACCTCTTCAGAACACACTTCTTCCTCAATGCCGGAAACCTTTGTAACCTTAACTATG GTGAGGGGCCACAAGCACATTTGAGGAAACTGGCGGAATGCATCCGTTGGTCATATGGACTGGGCATTGTGCTGCGTTTGGGGAACATTGCCAGGCTGGAGCTGAATTACTGCATTCCCATGGGAGTCCAGAGTGGAGACAG GATATGTGATGGGGTCCAGTTTGGAGCAGGAATAAGATTCTTGTGA
- the samm50 gene encoding sorting and assembly machinery component 50 homolog A isoform X6, translating into MSLDPLPMRGPELGVQADDIEAPETELEPKHEVLENKDVVVQRVHIDGLGRTKEDLLTYEIAGVFQAKNLIDVMRKSHEARQKLLRLGIFRKVEVVIDTSRGENALPNGLDVTFEVTELRRMTGSYNTMVGNNEGSMVLGLKLPNVLGRAEKLTFQFSYGTKETSYGLSFFKPQPGHFERNISLNIYKVTGQFPWSSLRETDRGISAELSFPVWKTSQTLKWEGVWRELGCLARTASFAVREESGHSLKSSLSHAMVIDTRNSSILPRKGGLLKIHQELAGYTGGDASFLKEDFEIQLNKTLFWDSVLSASLWGGLLLPIGDRPTSIADRFYLGGPTSIRGFSMYSMGPQSEGMAGDYLGGEGYWAGGLHLYTPLPFRPGKGGFGDLFRTHFFLNAGNLCNLNYGEGPQAHLRKLAECIRWSYGLGIVLRLGNIARLELNYCIPMGVQSGDRICDGVQFGAGIRFL; encoded by the exons atg AGCCTGGATCCTCTGCCCATGCGAGGGCCAGAGCTAGGAGTTCAAGCTGACGACATCGAGGCTCCAGAGACTGAGCTGGAGCCAAAGCATGAAGTTCTTGAAAACAAGGAT GTTGTGGTTCAACGAGTGCACATAGATGGGCTTGGAAGAACCAAGGAGGACCTGTTGACTTATGAAATCGCAGGAGTTTTCCAGGCAAAGAACTTGATTGAT GTGATGCGAAAATCCCATGAAGCCCGACAGAAGCTGCTGCGTCTCGGTATCTTCAGAAAAGTTGAAGTTGTTATTGACACCTCACGAG gtGAAAATGCTCTTCCCAACGGCCTCGACGTGACGTTTGAAGTCACTGAGCTGAGACGTATGACAGGCAGCTACAACACCATGGTCGGAAACAATGAGGGAAGCATG GTACTGGGCCTGAAGTTACCCAATGTATTGGGTCGGGCAGAGAAACTGACCTTCCAGTTCTCCTACGGGACCAAAGAGACATCCTACGGCCTGTCCTTCTTCAAACCCCAACCAGGACACTTTGAACGCAA CATCTCACTGAACATCTACAAAGTAACAGGTCAGTTTCCATGGAGTTCCCTGAGGGAGACGGATCGAGGCATCTCTGCAGAACTGAGC TTCCCTGTCTGGAAGACCAGCCAAACACTGAAGTGGGAGGGAGTGTGGAGAGAGCTGGGATGTCTGGCTCGCACTGCCTCATTTGCCGTCCGGGAGGAGAGTGGCCATTCCCTCAAGTCCTCACTTTCA catgCTATGGTCATCGACACCAGAAACTCGTCCATCCTTCCCAGGAAAGGTGGCCTTCTGAAGATCCATCAG GAACTTGCTGGTTACACTGGGGGCGATGCCAGTTTCCTGAAAGAGGACTTTGAGATTCAGCTCAACAAAACACTCTTCTGGGACTCA GTCCTTTCTGCCTCATTGTGGGGTGGTTTGCTCCTACCCATCGGTGACAGGCCAACAAGCATAGCAGACAG GTTCTATCTAGGCGGCCCCACCAGTATCAGGGGAttcagtatgtacagtatgggCCCACAGAGTGAAG GTATGGCAGGTGACTACCTGGGAGGAGAGGGCTACTGGGCTGGAGGCCTCCACCTCTACACCCCTCTACCCTTCAGACCAGGCAAGGGGGGCTTTGGTGACCTCTTCAGAACACACTTCTTCCTCAATGCCGGAAACCTTTGTAACCTTAACTATG GTGAGGGGCCACAAGCACATTTGAGGAAACTGGCGGAATGCATCCGTTGGTCATATGGACTGGGCATTGTGCTGCGTTTGGGGAACATTGCCAGGCTGGAGCTGAATTACTGCATTCCCATGGGAGTCCAGAGTGGAGACAG GATATGTGATGGGGTCCAGTTTGGAGCAGGAATAAGATTCTTGTGA
- the samm50 gene encoding sorting and assembly machinery component 50 homolog A isoform X5, giving the protein MGTVHARSLDPLPMRGPELGVQADDIEAPETELEPKHEVLENKDVVVQRVHIDGLGRTKEDLLTYEIAGVFQAKNLIDVMRKSHEARQKLLRLGIFRKVEVVIDTSRGENALPNGLDVTFEVTELRRMTGSYNTMVGNNEGSMVLGLKLPNVLGRAEKLTFQFSYGTKETSYGLSFFKPQPGHFERNISLNIYKVTGQFPWSSLRETDRGISAELSFPVWKTSQTLKWEGVWRELGCLARTASFAVREESGHSLKSSLSHAMVIDTRNSSILPRKGGLLKIHQELAGYTGGDASFLKEDFEIQLNKTLFWDSVLSASLWGGLLLPIGDRPTSIADRFYLGGPTSIRGFSMYSMGPQSEGDYLGGEGYWAGGLHLYTPLPFRPGKGGFGDLFRTHFFLNAGNLCNLNYGEGPQAHLRKLAECIRWSYGLGIVLRLGNIARLELNYCIPMGVQSGDRICDGVQFGAGIRFL; this is encoded by the exons ATGGGCACCGTCCATGCCAGG AGCCTGGATCCTCTGCCCATGCGAGGGCCAGAGCTAGGAGTTCAAGCTGACGACATCGAGGCTCCAGAGACTGAGCTGGAGCCAAAGCATGAAGTTCTTGAAAACAAGGAT GTTGTGGTTCAACGAGTGCACATAGATGGGCTTGGAAGAACCAAGGAGGACCTGTTGACTTATGAAATCGCAGGAGTTTTCCAGGCAAAGAACTTGATTGAT GTGATGCGAAAATCCCATGAAGCCCGACAGAAGCTGCTGCGTCTCGGTATCTTCAGAAAAGTTGAAGTTGTTATTGACACCTCACGAG gtGAAAATGCTCTTCCCAACGGCCTCGACGTGACGTTTGAAGTCACTGAGCTGAGACGTATGACAGGCAGCTACAACACCATGGTCGGAAACAATGAGGGAAGCATG GTACTGGGCCTGAAGTTACCCAATGTATTGGGTCGGGCAGAGAAACTGACCTTCCAGTTCTCCTACGGGACCAAAGAGACATCCTACGGCCTGTCCTTCTTCAAACCCCAACCAGGACACTTTGAACGCAA CATCTCACTGAACATCTACAAAGTAACAGGTCAGTTTCCATGGAGTTCCCTGAGGGAGACGGATCGAGGCATCTCTGCAGAACTGAGC TTCCCTGTCTGGAAGACCAGCCAAACACTGAAGTGGGAGGGAGTGTGGAGAGAGCTGGGATGTCTGGCTCGCACTGCCTCATTTGCCGTCCGGGAGGAGAGTGGCCATTCCCTCAAGTCCTCACTTTCA catgCTATGGTCATCGACACCAGAAACTCGTCCATCCTTCCCAGGAAAGGTGGCCTTCTGAAGATCCATCAG GAACTTGCTGGTTACACTGGGGGCGATGCCAGTTTCCTGAAAGAGGACTTTGAGATTCAGCTCAACAAAACACTCTTCTGGGACTCA GTCCTTTCTGCCTCATTGTGGGGTGGTTTGCTCCTACCCATCGGTGACAGGCCAACAAGCATAGCAGACAG GTTCTATCTAGGCGGCCCCACCAGTATCAGGGGAttcagtatgtacagtatgggCCCACAGAGTGAAG GTGACTACCTGGGAGGAGAGGGCTACTGGGCTGGAGGCCTCCACCTCTACACCCCTCTACCCTTCAGACCAGGCAAGGGGGGCTTTGGTGACCTCTTCAGAACACACTTCTTCCTCAATGCCGGAAACCTTTGTAACCTTAACTATG GTGAGGGGCCACAAGCACATTTGAGGAAACTGGCGGAATGCATCCGTTGGTCATATGGACTGGGCATTGTGCTGCGTTTGGGGAACATTGCCAGGCTGGAGCTGAATTACTGCATTCCCATGGGAGTCCAGAGTGGAGACAG GATATGTGATGGGGTCCAGTTTGGAGCAGGAATAAGATTCTTGTGA